The following proteins come from a genomic window of Micromonospora zamorensis:
- a CDS encoding phosphodiester glycosidase family protein, producing the protein MRTRRRTARRTGVLLLTPLLALALSPPATAAPTIAPSTVAPPSLASPTIAEDAPPASSRAAGSVSLAAAPTAATAPTAVAGGLEPAGGLETTKATRPVAPGVQLTSFDRYDAEGWLRADALTTDLAGGSTVDYVNSGAVSRAEPLRQAVDQSRAVAAVNGDFFDINNSGAAQGVGVRDGELIQSGVSGHRNAVAVTTNGLGRVIEVNFDGTATLPTGPVPLTQFNNMVQADGIGAFTELWGTYTRQRAVEGAARVVEVTVTNGRVASVGSVAGSGPIAAGSTVLLGRDLGADALAGLRAGDPVAVAWRPKPSDGSTLHAAVGGGNVLVRDGVVQSIADPTLAPRTAVGFSADGRKMIMLTVDGRQVDSRGVTQTEMGRMMAELGAHHALNLDGGGSSTLLAREPGAPAVQVENGPSDGSERAVPNGLAIYAPKGSGRLTGYWVETASDPTAAPGVSPVRGGRPDRVFPGLTRTLTASGYDETYGPAAGAPTWRATPAVRGRIDRDGVFHAGAPGASTVTAARGRVTGSLNLTVLGPLARIGTTTPRVGLTGRDGNALVGVVGYDAEGNTAPIEPADLTLDYDRDLLRITPTGDGNLSVAALGDTGSGLVTVRVGRTSVVLPVTVGLTDVPVAGFDDAASWRFSQARASGSVAPAPGHTGTGLRMSYDFGQSTGTRAAYADPPAWIEVPGQPQAFGMWIHGNGTGEWPSLHLHDAQDTQHVLRGPLITWTGWRYVEFAVPAGVQYPVRVRRFYVAETNAAAQYTSEVIIDDLVAKVPPTVDVPEVAPRTDRVVVRDGTVDGAPWRFAVLSDAQFVAADPDSDLVAQARRTLREVRAARPDFLLINGDFVDTAYPADFALARRILDEELGDALPWYYVPGNHEIMGAPISNFAAAFGATSRVFDHNGTRFVTLNSSSGTLRGGGFDQVRMLRETLDAAATDRRVGSVVVLHHHPPRDPSPAQASQLGDRKEAALLEQWLADFQHRTGKGALFVGGHVGTFHADRVDGVPYVINGNAGKTPSTPADQGGFTGWTEFGVDPVTPTEADRARRDPLAEGPRWVDAEFHAHVDRLTVAAPASVAVGTPATVTATLAQPSGRTVPVAAPVSADWSASPGVHIGSAAGVRPWHTARFDPATGTLTALRPAAPVRLTVEVNGARAEATITVTR; encoded by the coding sequence ATGCGTACCCGCAGACGAACCGCCCGCCGCACCGGCGTCCTGCTGCTGACGCCGCTGCTCGCCCTGGCCCTGTCGCCACCGGCGACTGCCGCACCCACCATCGCCCCGTCCACCGTCGCCCCACCGTCCCTGGCCTCACCCACGATCGCGGAGGACGCGCCGCCCGCGTCCTCCCGAGCGGCCGGCTCGGTCAGCCTGGCCGCCGCCCCGACAGCCGCGACCGCCCCGACCGCCGTCGCTGGTGGTCTGGAGCCGGCCGGCGGGCTGGAGACCACGAAGGCCACCCGGCCGGTCGCCCCGGGCGTGCAGTTGACGTCCTTCGACAGGTACGACGCCGAGGGCTGGCTGCGCGCCGACGCGCTCACCACCGATCTGGCCGGTGGCTCCACCGTCGACTACGTCAACTCCGGCGCGGTCAGCCGGGCCGAGCCGCTGCGACAGGCGGTGGACCAGTCGCGCGCGGTCGCCGCGGTCAACGGCGACTTCTTCGACATCAACAACTCGGGTGCCGCCCAGGGCGTCGGCGTCCGGGACGGCGAGCTGATCCAGTCCGGGGTCAGCGGTCACCGCAACGCGGTGGCGGTCACCACGAACGGCCTCGGCCGGGTGATCGAGGTGAACTTCGACGGCACCGCAACCCTGCCCACCGGGCCGGTCCCGCTGACCCAGTTCAACAACATGGTCCAGGCCGACGGCATCGGGGCGTTCACCGAGCTGTGGGGGACGTACACCCGGCAGCGTGCCGTGGAGGGCGCGGCCCGGGTGGTCGAGGTCACCGTGACCAACGGTCGGGTGGCCTCGGTGGGAAGCGTGGCCGGCAGCGGCCCGATCGCCGCAGGCAGCACCGTGCTGCTCGGCCGCGACCTCGGCGCGGACGCGCTGGCCGGCCTGCGCGCCGGTGACCCGGTGGCGGTTGCCTGGCGGCCGAAGCCCTCCGACGGCAGCACCCTGCACGCGGCGGTCGGGGGCGGCAACGTCCTGGTCCGCGACGGCGTCGTGCAGAGCATCGCCGATCCGACCCTCGCCCCCCGCACCGCTGTCGGGTTCAGCGCCGACGGTCGAAAGATGATCATGCTGACGGTGGACGGTCGTCAGGTCGACAGCCGCGGCGTGACGCAGACCGAGATGGGCCGGATGATGGCCGAGCTGGGCGCCCACCACGCGCTCAACCTGGATGGCGGCGGATCGTCCACGCTGCTGGCCCGGGAGCCGGGCGCGCCCGCCGTGCAGGTGGAGAACGGCCCCTCCGACGGCAGCGAGCGGGCCGTGCCCAACGGCCTGGCCATCTACGCGCCGAAGGGCAGCGGGCGACTCACCGGCTACTGGGTCGAGACGGCCAGCGACCCCACCGCCGCCCCGGGTGTCTCACCGGTGCGAGGTGGACGGCCCGACCGGGTCTTCCCGGGGCTGACCCGCACCCTCACCGCATCCGGCTACGACGAGACGTACGGCCCGGCGGCCGGCGCTCCCACCTGGCGGGCGACCCCGGCGGTACGCGGCCGGATCGACCGTGACGGCGTGTTTCACGCCGGCGCGCCGGGGGCCAGCACGGTCACCGCCGCACGGGGACGGGTCACCGGCTCCCTGAACCTCACAGTGCTCGGCCCGCTGGCCCGGATCGGCACCACCACGCCGCGGGTCGGGCTGACCGGGCGGGACGGCAACGCCCTGGTCGGCGTGGTCGGGTACGACGCCGAAGGCAACACCGCGCCGATCGAGCCGGCCGACCTCACCCTCGACTACGACCGGGACCTGCTGCGGATCACCCCCACCGGAGACGGCAACCTGTCCGTCGCCGCGTTGGGGGACACCGGCTCCGGCCTGGTGACCGTTCGCGTCGGCCGCACGAGCGTGGTCCTGCCGGTCACCGTCGGCCTGACCGACGTGCCGGTCGCCGGGTTCGACGACGCCGCTTCCTGGCGGTTCAGCCAGGCCCGCGCCAGCGGGTCGGTCGCGCCCGCGCCGGGGCACACCGGCACCGGCCTGCGCATGTCGTACGACTTCGGCCAGTCCACCGGCACGCGGGCCGCGTACGCCGACCCGCCCGCCTGGATCGAGGTGCCCGGTCAGCCGCAGGCCTTCGGGATGTGGATCCACGGCAACGGCACCGGGGAGTGGCCCAGCCTGCACCTGCACGACGCCCAGGACACCCAGCACGTGCTGCGTGGCCCACTGATCACCTGGACCGGCTGGCGGTACGTGGAGTTCGCGGTGCCGGCCGGGGTGCAGTACCCGGTGCGGGTACGCCGCTTCTACGTGGCCGAGACGAACGCCGCCGCGCAGTACACCAGCGAGGTGATCATCGACGACCTGGTGGCGAAGGTGCCCCCGACGGTCGACGTGCCGGAGGTGGCCCCGCGTACCGATCGGGTGGTGGTCCGCGACGGCACTGTGGACGGCGCGCCGTGGCGGTTCGCGGTGCTCTCCGACGCCCAGTTCGTCGCCGCCGACCCGGACAGCGACCTGGTCGCCCAGGCCCGGCGGACGTTGCGCGAGGTGCGGGCTGCCCGGCCGGACTTCCTCCTGATCAACGGCGACTTCGTGGACACCGCCTACCCGGCCGACTTCGCGCTGGCCCGGCGGATCCTCGACGAGGAGTTGGGCGACGCGCTGCCCTGGTACTACGTGCCCGGCAACCACGAGATCATGGGCGCCCCGATCAGCAACTTCGCTGCCGCGTTCGGTGCCACCTCCCGGGTGTTCGACCACAACGGCACCCGGTTCGTCACGCTGAACTCGTCCTCCGGGACGCTGCGCGGCGGCGGCTTCGACCAGGTACGGATGCTCCGCGAGACGCTGGACGCGGCGGCCACCGACCGACGTGTGGGTTCGGTCGTCGTCCTGCACCACCACCCGCCGCGCGACCCCAGCCCGGCGCAGGCCAGCCAGCTCGGCGACCGCAAGGAGGCGGCGCTGCTGGAGCAGTGGCTGGCCGACTTCCAGCACCGCACCGGCAAGGGAGCGCTGTTCGTGGGCGGGCACGTCGGCACCTTCCACGCCGACCGGGTCGACGGTGTGCCGTACGTGATCAACGGCAATGCGGGCAAGACGCCGTCCACCCCTGCCGACCAGGGAGGCTTCACCGGCTGGACGGAGTTCGGCGTGGACCCGGTGACCCCGACCGAGGCGGACCGGGCCCGCCGTGACCCGCTCGCCGAGGGCCCACGCTGGGTGGACGCGGAGTTCCACGCGCACGTCGACCGGCTCACGGTGGCCGCCCCGGCCAGCGTCGCGGTCGGCACCCCCGCGACGGTCACCGCCACACTGGCCCAGCCCAGCGGGCGTACGGTCCCGGTGGCCGCACCGGTCAGCGCCGACTGGTCGGCCTCGCCCGGAGTGCACATCGGCTCGGCGGCCGGGGTGCGCCCATGGCACACCGCCCGATTCGACCCGGCCACCGGCACCCTGACGGCACTGCGGCCCGCCGCGCCGGTACGCCTGACGGTCGAGGTCAACGGCGCCCGTGCCGAGGCCACCATCACCGTCACCAGGTGA
- the prmC gene encoding peptide chain release factor N(5)-glutamine methyltransferase, producing MSTLPQHPLGGTGPIRPSAAVARSARVLAAAGVGSARVEAELLAAYVLGVPRGRLALADDLSDDQLARLDDLTRRRAGREPLQYLTGRAGFRHLELLVGPGVFVPRPETELLAGWGVEQAQGRPDPVVVDLCSGSGAIALAVAQELPGARVIAVERSPAALAWLRRNAAERAAAGDRPIEVVEADVTAPDLLADLVGRVDVLLCNPPYVPDDVVVPPEVAGHDPAEAVFGGADGLAVIRPVVTRAAALLRPGGAFGVEHDDTHGAAVPGLLAGHGGFSAVTEHRDLTGRPRFATASRRADGQHAPIGAAWQTDSP from the coding sequence GTGAGTACTCTGCCGCAACACCCCCTCGGAGGGACAGGCCCCATCCGTCCGTCCGCCGCAGTGGCCCGATCGGCCCGGGTGCTCGCCGCCGCCGGGGTCGGCTCGGCCCGGGTGGAGGCCGAGTTGCTGGCCGCGTACGTGCTCGGGGTGCCCCGGGGTCGGCTGGCGCTCGCCGACGACCTCAGCGACGACCAGTTGGCGCGGCTCGACGACCTGACGCGTCGTCGCGCCGGGCGGGAGCCGTTGCAGTATCTGACCGGTCGCGCCGGGTTCCGGCACCTTGAGTTGCTGGTCGGCCCGGGTGTCTTCGTGCCCCGGCCGGAGACCGAGTTGCTGGCCGGGTGGGGCGTCGAGCAGGCCCAGGGCCGGCCCGACCCGGTGGTGGTCGACCTGTGCAGCGGCTCGGGCGCCATCGCGCTGGCGGTCGCCCAGGAGCTGCCGGGGGCGCGGGTGATCGCGGTGGAGCGGTCTCCGGCGGCGTTGGCCTGGCTGCGGCGCAACGCGGCGGAGCGGGCCGCGGCGGGGGACCGGCCGATCGAGGTGGTCGAGGCCGACGTGACCGCGCCGGATCTGCTGGCGGACCTGGTGGGCAGGGTGGACGTGCTGCTCTGCAACCCGCCGTACGTGCCGGATGACGTGGTGGTCCCGCCGGAGGTAGCCGGGCACGACCCGGCGGAGGCGGTCTTCGGCGGCGCGGACGGTCTGGCGGTGATCCGGCCGGTCGTCACCCGGGCGGCGGCGTTGCTGCGCCCCGGTGGCGCGTTCGGGGTCGAGCACGACGACACACACGGCGCGGCGGTGCCCGGGCTGCTCGCCGGGCACGGCGGGTTCAGCGCTGTCACGGAGCATCGGGACCTCACCGGACGGCCCCGCTTCGCCACCGCGTCCCGACGGGCGGACGGCCAGCACGCCCCGATCGGGGCGGCGTGGCAGACTGACTCCCCGTGA
- a CDS encoding L-threonylcarbamoyladenylate synthase codes for MLYDCRSPADRDRGIAAAIEAVKNGELVVLPTDTVYGIGADAFTPYAVKALLDAKGRGRQMPPPVLIGSRHTLDGLVFSLPTAARDLVEAFWPGALTIVVEHSPSLQWDLGDKTGTVAVRMPLHPVALEVLRETGPMAVSSANKTGQPAAVTAEEARDQLSYSVRAYLEAGPCPDPVPSTIVDLTGEVPQLLRAGAIPLEKLRDVVPDLIDGRAV; via the coding sequence ATGCTCTACGACTGCCGGTCGCCCGCCGATCGGGACCGCGGCATCGCTGCGGCGATCGAGGCGGTCAAGAACGGCGAGCTGGTCGTCCTTCCGACGGACACCGTGTACGGGATCGGCGCGGACGCGTTCACCCCGTACGCGGTCAAGGCGCTGCTCGATGCCAAGGGCCGGGGTCGGCAGATGCCGCCGCCGGTGCTGATCGGCTCGCGGCACACCCTGGACGGGTTGGTCTTCTCGCTGCCCACCGCCGCACGGGATCTCGTGGAGGCGTTCTGGCCGGGTGCCCTGACGATCGTCGTCGAGCACTCGCCGAGCCTCCAGTGGGATCTGGGCGACAAGACGGGCACGGTGGCGGTGCGGATGCCGCTGCACCCGGTGGCGCTGGAGGTGCTGCGCGAGACCGGCCCGATGGCGGTCTCGTCGGCCAACAAGACCGGCCAGCCCGCCGCGGTGACCGCCGAGGAGGCGCGTGACCAGCTCAGCTACTCGGTGCGGGCCTACCTGGAGGCCGGTCCCTGCCCGGACCCGGTGCCCAGCACGATCGTGGATCTGACCGGTGAGGTGCCGCAACTGCTGCGGGCGGGGGCTATCCCCTTGGAGAAGCTGCGCGACGTCGTACCGGACCTCATCGACGGTCGGGCGGTCTGA
- a CDS encoding AAA family ATPase, which produces MTRLIATRGLPASGKTTFARTLQPSVVRVNRDDLRRMLHGERLFTQWAEAQVTVVQRAQVEALLRARADVCVDDTNLRSRTLRDWAELAARHGADFEVHDFTDVPLAECLRRDAARPVAEQVGAEAIRRLHERYLEGRTLPLPVPQARTGRPAVVHPPSTEPPEIVLVDIDGTVALAVSRSPYDMTRVGEDEPNTAVIAAVRAMHAAGYGVVFCSGRDASARAATEAWLARHVRVPYLGLHLRAVGDSRKDSIVKREIYDREIKDRYRVAGVFDDRVQVVQMWRALGLTVFQVADGDF; this is translated from the coding sequence ATGACCCGCCTGATCGCCACCCGGGGACTGCCCGCCTCGGGCAAGACGACGTTCGCCCGCACGCTCCAACCCTCCGTGGTCCGGGTCAACCGGGACGACCTGCGCCGGATGCTGCACGGCGAGCGGCTGTTCACCCAGTGGGCCGAGGCCCAGGTGACAGTCGTCCAGCGGGCCCAGGTCGAGGCATTGCTGAGGGCCCGCGCGGACGTCTGCGTGGACGACACCAACCTGCGCTCACGAACGTTGCGGGACTGGGCTGAGCTGGCCGCTCGCCACGGCGCGGACTTCGAGGTGCACGACTTCACCGACGTGCCGCTGGCCGAGTGTCTGCGCCGCGACGCCGCGCGCCCGGTCGCCGAACAGGTCGGCGCCGAGGCGATCCGTCGGCTGCACGAGCGGTACCTGGAGGGGCGGACCCTGCCGCTGCCGGTGCCGCAGGCCCGCACCGGGCGCCCCGCCGTCGTGCACCCGCCGTCGACCGAGCCACCCGAGATCGTGCTGGTGGACATCGACGGCACCGTCGCGCTGGCCGTGTCCCGCAGCCCGTACGACATGACCCGGGTGGGCGAGGACGAGCCGAACACGGCGGTGATCGCGGCGGTCCGGGCGATGCACGCGGCCGGGTACGGGGTGGTCTTCTGCTCCGGGAGGGACGCCTCCGCCCGAGCGGCCACCGAGGCGTGGCTGGCCCGGCACGTCCGGGTCCCCTACCTCGGCCTGCACCTGCGTGCCGTCGGCGACTCCCGGAAGGACTCGATCGTGAAGCGGGAGATCTACGACCGGGAGATCAAGGACCGTTACCGGGTGGCCGGCGTCTTCGACGACCGTGTCCAGGTGGTCCAGATGTGGCGGGCCCTCGGCCTGACCGTCTTCCAGGTAGCCGACGGCGACTTCTGA
- the prfA gene encoding peptide chain release factor 1, whose product MSSERLAGLLDEYAELEKRLADPAIHADQATARRVGRRYAELVPLHKAADELEQARADLVAARELAAEDPSFASEAESLAATLPVLEERLAELLIPRDPHDAKDVIVEIKAGEGGEESALFAGDLLRMYTRYAERHGWVTEVIDAQDSDLGGVKDVSLAIKTKGVPEGGSGVWSRLKWEGGVHRVQRVPVTESQGRIHTSAAGVLVLPEAEDVDVTIDANDLRIDVFRSSGPGGQSVNTTDSAVRITHLPTGIVVSCQNEKSQLQNREQAMRIMRARLLAAAQEQADAAASDARKAQVRTVDRSERIRTYNYPQNRITDHRIGYTAYNLDLALAGELDGVLDALTEADRAARLAGDTELTRR is encoded by the coding sequence ATGAGCAGCGAGCGTCTGGCCGGCCTCCTCGACGAGTACGCGGAGCTGGAGAAGCGGCTGGCCGATCCGGCCATCCACGCCGACCAGGCGACCGCGCGCAGGGTGGGCCGCCGCTACGCCGAGCTGGTGCCGCTGCACAAGGCCGCCGACGAGCTGGAACAGGCCCGCGCCGACCTGGTGGCGGCCCGCGAGCTTGCCGCGGAGGACCCGTCCTTCGCGAGCGAGGCGGAGTCGCTCGCCGCGACCCTGCCCGTGCTGGAGGAACGCCTCGCCGAGCTGCTCATCCCGCGCGACCCGCACGACGCCAAGGACGTGATCGTCGAGATCAAGGCGGGCGAGGGTGGCGAGGAGTCGGCGCTGTTCGCCGGCGACCTGCTGCGGATGTACACCCGCTATGCCGAGCGCCACGGCTGGGTCACCGAGGTGATCGACGCGCAGGATTCCGACCTCGGCGGGGTCAAGGACGTCTCGCTCGCCATCAAGACCAAGGGTGTGCCGGAGGGCGGCAGCGGCGTCTGGTCCCGACTCAAGTGGGAGGGCGGCGTGCACCGCGTGCAGCGTGTCCCGGTCACCGAGTCGCAGGGCCGGATCCACACCTCCGCCGCCGGGGTGCTGGTGCTGCCCGAGGCCGAGGACGTCGACGTCACCATCGACGCGAACGACCTGCGCATCGACGTGTTCCGCTCGTCCGGCCCGGGCGGCCAGTCGGTCAACACCACCGACTCGGCGGTGCGGATCACCCACCTGCCGACCGGCATCGTCGTCTCCTGCCAGAACGAGAAGTCCCAGTTGCAGAACCGGGAGCAGGCAATGCGGATCATGCGGGCCCGGCTGCTGGCCGCCGCCCAGGAGCAGGCCGACGCCGCCGCCTCGGACGCCCGGAAGGCCCAGGTGCGCACGGTGGACCGCTCGGAGCGGATCCGCACCTACAACTACCCGCAGAACCGGATCACCGACCACCGGATCGGCTACACGGCGTACAACCTCGACCTGGCGCTCGCCGGCGAGCTGGACGGGGTGCTGGACGCCCTGACGGAGGCGGACCGCGCCGCCCGGCTGGCCGGCGACACCGAGCTGACCCGCCGCTGA
- a CDS encoding sensor domain-containing diguanylate cyclase, with product MGWLDRVDDQVDVLTHARALQEASRSAESYVLLERVIRTTADPAARADALVQRLSALINLGRTAEFTRAIEEASAAVRDLAEPYLHGHLNALAALAAHHQGALDRCVMHLVRAARALGAVEDPDRDTAWGWHDLAMAYSYLSFHGYALGAIERARQLGLTAGIPEETFAAPGIRLRNAVALDHNGDSDGCLRVLRDVAADLARFVRTGRAGQLRPSSLAAYGYAAARQAALGDQVATTGEAEPARLISHGGDSARARDMRQLGQVCLAVAAGRPIEAVTRLDTVHVSTETLGAAEPARLRSIALTRAGDHPAAHRADRLAFRLAAQRNDRLRDVYIDGIAARIDHEEMRREAARFEGEALTDPLTGLPNRRRLERYITAVVTRGERVVIGVCDLDGFKAVNTRHGHHSGDLVLQRIAGVINRVMRRGDFVARYGGDEFVVVLPDTGMTEAAEVARRIEAAVRLEDWESLVPGTPVGVSIGFAEVSGGSGLRDALSVAFELADREMLRAKSRPRAS from the coding sequence GTGGGCTGGCTCGACCGGGTCGATGACCAGGTTGATGTCCTCACGCATGCCCGTGCACTGCAGGAGGCCAGCCGTTCCGCGGAGTCGTACGTCCTGCTGGAGCGTGTGATCCGCACCACGGCCGACCCGGCCGCGCGAGCGGACGCGCTGGTGCAGCGCCTCTCCGCACTGATCAATCTCGGTCGGACCGCGGAGTTCACCCGGGCCATCGAGGAGGCGTCGGCGGCGGTTCGCGACCTCGCCGAGCCGTACCTGCACGGGCACCTCAACGCGCTGGCCGCGCTCGCCGCCCACCACCAGGGCGCACTGGACCGCTGCGTCATGCACCTCGTCCGAGCCGCCCGCGCCCTGGGCGCGGTGGAGGACCCGGACCGGGACACCGCCTGGGGCTGGCACGACCTGGCGATGGCCTACAGCTACCTCAGCTTCCACGGTTACGCCCTCGGCGCCATCGAGCGGGCCCGGCAGCTCGGGCTGACCGCCGGCATCCCCGAGGAGACGTTCGCCGCGCCGGGCATCCGGCTGCGCAACGCGGTGGCACTGGACCACAACGGCGACAGCGACGGGTGTCTGCGGGTGCTTCGGGACGTGGCCGCCGACCTGGCCCGCTTCGTCCGCACCGGGCGGGCCGGCCAGCTCCGCCCGAGCAGCCTCGCCGCGTACGGCTACGCGGCGGCTCGGCAGGCGGCGCTCGGCGACCAGGTGGCGACCACCGGGGAGGCCGAGCCGGCCCGGTTGATCAGCCACGGCGGAGACAGCGCCCGCGCCCGCGACATGCGGCAGCTCGGGCAGGTGTGCCTCGCCGTGGCCGCCGGGCGGCCGATCGAGGCGGTCACCCGGTTGGACACCGTCCACGTGTCCACCGAGACGCTCGGAGCGGCCGAGCCGGCCCGGCTGCGCAGCATCGCGCTGACCCGCGCCGGAGACCACCCGGCGGCGCACCGGGCCGACCGCCTGGCGTTCCGGCTCGCCGCCCAACGCAACGACCGGCTGCGGGACGTCTACATCGACGGCATCGCCGCCCGCATCGACCACGAGGAGATGCGCCGCGAGGCGGCGCGGTTCGAGGGCGAGGCGTTGACCGACCCGCTCACCGGGCTGCCCAACCGACGCCGGCTGGAGCGGTACATCACGGCAGTGGTCACCCGGGGCGAGCGGGTGGTGATCGGCGTCTGCGACCTGGACGGCTTCAAGGCGGTCAACACCCGGCACGGCCACCACTCCGGCGACCTGGTGCTCCAACGCATCGCCGGGGTGATCAACCGGGTGATGCGCCGGGGCGACTTCGTGGCCCGCTACGGCGGTGACGAGTTCGTCGTGGTGCTGCCGGACACCGGCATGACCGAGGCCGCCGAGGTGGCCCGCCGGATCGAGGCCGCCGTCCGACTTGAGGACTGGGAGTCGCTGGTGCCGGGCACGCCGGTCGGGGTGAGCATCGGCTTCGCGGAGGTCTCCGGCGGCAGTGGGCTGCGCGACGCGCTCAGCGTCGCCTTCGAGCTGGCCGACCGGGAAATGCTGCGCGCCAAGTCCCGTCCCCGCGCGAGCTGA
- the rpmE gene encoding 50S ribosomal protein L31, which translates to MKANIHPEYVTTEVSCSCGNTFTTRSTAKGGAIHAETCSACHPFYTGKQRVLDTAGRVAKFQQKYAKVQAKKAK; encoded by the coding sequence ATGAAGGCAAACATCCACCCGGAGTACGTGACCACCGAGGTCAGCTGCTCCTGTGGCAACACGTTCACGACCCGCAGCACCGCCAAGGGCGGGGCGATCCACGCCGAGACCTGCAGCGCCTGCCACCCGTTCTACACCGGTAAGCAGCGCGTTCTCGACACCGCCGGCCGGGTCGCGAAGTTCCAGCAGAAGTACGCCAAGGTTCAGGCCAAGAAGGCCAAGTAG